A window from Gossypium raimondii isolate GPD5lz chromosome 7, ASM2569854v1, whole genome shotgun sequence encodes these proteins:
- the LOC105763093 gene encoding uncharacterized protein LOC105763093: MDAEMDFMKSNTMWELVNLPVGIKPIGCKWIYKKKRNAEGKVETHKARLVGKDYTQKEGIDYDETFSPAAMLQSICILLSIFIALDYEIWQMNVKTTFLNGYLDETIYIVSPTDYVVKGKKEKILKKFCKENFKSASTPIALGEKLTSKGDSERVNENNFRSLIGCLLYLTTRRSDIMFAVSLLSRFMHCCNVTHFKTTKKVLRYIKGTLSYGIKFVKTEKLKLVGYIDSDWARTIEDIKNTLSYFFTLDSTVFVGARRSKNQWHIQQLKLSDGASGGADMTLAAAA; encoded by the exons ATGGATGCCGAGATGGATTTCATGAAATCTAATACAATGTGGGAACTTGTAAACTTACCGGTAGGgattaaacccatagggtgtaagtggatctacaagaagaagagaaatgcgGAAGGAAAAGTGGAAACACATAAAGCTAGACTTGTAGGGAAAGACTACACACAGAAAGAAGGCATCGATTACGATGAGACCTTCTCTCCGGCAGCTATGCTACAGTCTATCTGCATTCTCTTATCCATTTTCATTGCTCTTGATTATGAGATCTGGCAAATGAATGTCAAGACAACATTCTTGAATGGCTATCTTGATGAGACCATTTATATAGTTTCACCCACCGACTATGTTGTTAAAGGAAAGAAGGAGAAA attttgaagaaattCTGCAAGGAGAACTTCAAATCTGCCAGCACTCCAATTGCACTAGGAGAAAAGCTCACCAGTAAAGGAGATTCTGAAAGGGTCAATGAAAATAACTTTAGAAGCCTCATTGGATGTTTGCTCTACTTGACAACCAGGAGGTCTGATATCATGTTTGCAGTAAGTCTCTTATCTAGATTTATGCATTGCTGCAATGTGACACATTTCAAGACAACAAAAAAGGTTCTAAGGTATATCAAAGGAACTCTGAGCTATGGAATCAAGTTTGTGAAGACTGAAAAGCTGAAACTTGTTGGCTACATTGATAGTGATTGGGCAAGAACAATTGAAGACATAAAGAACACCTTAAGCTACTTTTTTACATTAGACTCAACTGTGTTTGTTGGAGCTCGAAGAAGCAAGAATCAATGGCACATTCAACAGCTGAAGCTAA GTGACGGCGCAAGTGGGGGGGCCGACATGACGTTGGCGGCAGCGGCATGA